The DNA window ttgtttttttaattattttttaatatgtttttctgaTGTTTATCTCTAAATTGTAAACCTGAAGCCCTCCCTATCCACCAGTATAAAATGCATACCAATACAACATTTTCTAATCACCGTCTAAACAAGTTTtcacaatataattttattttttgtgagTTTCTCTAATCTCTATCAACTATTTTACTTATATCtctctaatatttatttatttttcctgaAAGAGGTGATTTGAATATGTATGAACAGGTCATTCTAAGTGAAGATTATTATCCAAGTGAGTTGATATGTCTTTTCAGACTAACTCCAACCCAAACATGAACGTCAAATCTGCGAGACTTATTGAACTTGAAAAGGTATACAATGTCTTATCTTAATTGTTCTACATTGTTATATTTTGTTGATTATATGTGATAAAAGTAAAATGTACACCAAAATCAATTATCTATACTGGCTATAATACTTAAATCTTCTTTAATGTTTTTGGATCGCTCGTTAATTGTTATATATgcttatgttttatttgtttcttcttATTAGGTTTATcgtttaattattgtaataagtCTCCTGTTGACTATAAGAATCTTTGTATAAAAAGTCATATTAAAGGTCTTAGTTAAAACATTtgatttttgtatatattaaaattcatcTCATTTTTTCACTTAATATATAAACTTATGAGTAAATAAAGCTggtaagttattatatttaatttatgttttgaaaagctaactatgaaaattaaaattgaagctTAACTAaacatattttagttatttgttatatataatgttgtgacaaaaaattgacataaaatttcaaacttatagATACAGATGAACATCTACATGAAGATGATGCTTTATGGTGAACAAATGAATATGAACACGCTGATGAACGAGGAACATCATAATGTGAATTTGCTAATGGGTGAATTCGAACAAGCTCCTCCGAATATGAATATGTTCATGAATGAGGTGGACTTGAATTTGAATATCCAAAGAAATTTGAACACGATGGAACAACCAAGCAGGTTTGATGAACCGAATGCATTTGTGTTTGAGGAACCGAATCCACACATTATAGGGGAGAATCTTAACATAGAGGCAGCAATTGGAGAAAACAATAACATGTCCGGAAGTGAAAACCGTGTTCTAGAGGCAGTGGAAGCCTTCGGTGAAGATGAAGAGGGCGAGGGCGTGGGTGAAGGCGAAGACGACAAGGCCGAGGCCGAGGCCGAGGAGGGCGAGAGCTCTAACAACAGGAGGAGGAGGACAACTTACCATCGCCACTCCCAAGCACAGATTCATGAAATGGAGAAGTATATTACTTTTACAGTACACATTCTTAgaacattaaattaattattcatcatattattatgttttttattgtaTGAACTTGCAGATTTTTTAAGAACTGTCCATGCCCTGACGGCAAACAAAGACGGATGTTGAGCCTTCAATTGGGTATGGATCTGGTGCAGGTTAAGTGCTGGTTTCAAAACAAACGGGCTCAATTGAaggtatagttttttttataaatattttcttactttttgaAAGATCTATTATTATTGTGATTCTGGTAATATAAATCAATTCGTAAAAAagttaatatgaataaataattttaagacaattaattaattttaccttgtaatagatttttttgaaaaaaaaaaaaagataattactCATTTCATTACTGAACTgactctttcatttttttttttttatgtttatctcTTTTTATACCTATGTGTTTTGTTTATCGTATTATTACAAAATCATTGTAATTTCTTAAATACAGGCGCGTCAGGAACGTGAAGAGATTTGTCAACTGCGTGATGAAAATCAGAAACTTAAGGCTGATAACTTGAGGTACAAAAATTCCATAGAGAATTTCTTATGTCATAAATGCGGCGGGTCAATCAGTAAACACGGAGAGATCTCAACAGAGGAAGAGGAGCAGCGTTTGATCGCAGAGAATGAGCGCACAAGGGAGGAAGTAAGAAGAGTTTATTTGAACTGAATTCATATATTGTTCTTTAATTTgatcaattcaattttaattggtTGCAGGTTTCTAGAGTTTCTAATATAGCTTCTGGGTAAgtgttaattaattgaattaataattcGACATTCAGTTTgtttatatatcttattataaataaaaattgcaaTATGTGACAGAAGTAGGAACATGGGGACTAGGCCTAACAACATAAGAGCAGCAATAGTGATGCCGGGACAAGGTGGTAACAGCATGTCTAGGGCCTCGATAAATCATCAGCATCAGCCGCAGCCGCAGCAGCCGCAGCCACAGCAGCAGCATCTTCAGCAGCAGCCGCAGCCACAGCAGCAGCATCCGCAGCCACAGCATCCGTATCTTCAGCAGCCGCAGCCACAGCAGCAGCATCTTCAGCAGCAGCAGCCGCAGCATCAGCATCAGCATCTTCAGCAGCCACAGCCACAGCAGCAGCATCAGCATCAGTATCTTCAGCAGCCGCAGCCACAGCAGCAGCATCTTCAGCAGCAGCAGCCGCAGCATCAGCATCTTCAGCAGCCACAGCATCAGCATCTTCAGCAGCCACAGCCGCAGCCACAGCAGCAGCCGCTTCCAGGGGATCTAATAGATAGGGATATGATTTGGCAGATCGCAATGATATCCATGGAAGAGGTTGTTAAAATGGCCGAAATGGGGGCACCTCTGTGGATCCCAAATCGTTCTGATTGCGGTATTGGGTTCAAGTTGAATGAGGAGGAGTATTTTCGGATTTTCCCCATAGGATTCGGGCCTCGCCCTGAAAATCTTTACTGCGAGTCCTCTCGCCACTCCACCACCCTTACCATTAGTTCTCATTCTCTTATAAAGGTTTTCATGAGTCAGGTAAGTACTTACtagaatatattaattaattaaataaataaaatctgtACTGAtcatgataatgatgatgatcagACTCATTGGAAGAGCTTCTTCAGTGCCATTGTGTCAAAAGCGTCGTGTTTGGAAATCTTGTCAAGTGGGTCTCCAGAAAATTATAATGGTGCATTGCAAGTGGTAATTAagtgttttgtttaatattataatggAAGAGGtttataataaatgaatgaatgaaactGGGTGATTGCAGATCTCTATAGAGACGCATGCGCAGACTCCTTTTGTTCCGGTCCGTAACAACATGTTGGCAAGGTACTGCAAGCAAGTGGGTGAAAAGAAGTGGGCAGTGGTGGACGTTTCTCTGGACATATTCCGGGCAATCCATCTAGTGAAGTCGAGGAAAAGACCTTCCGGGTGCATAATTGAAGATGTGGCCGATGGATTCACAAAGGTGACTTGGATAGAGCATGTTGAAGCAGAAGAAGTGCCTGGTGTTCATCCAATCTACAAGGCTCTGGTCAGTTCGGGCCTGGCTTTTGGGGCCAAACGTTGGGTTGGTATTCTCCAGAGCCAAACCGATCGTCTGGTCAGTGTCATGTCCAACACTACCCTGCCCTTTTCTGACATAACGGTGGAAAGTAAGAGGAGCCATACTCGGTTGTCTGAGAGGATGGTAGGGATCTTTAATAAGGGAGTGAGTGTGGCCACAGGGCATCCTTGGAGTATAATTCCACACAGTGCCCCAAATCAAATTAGAGTTCTCATGATCAGGAACACAGATAATATTCGCGGTCATCCCGTAGGGGTAATCCTTGCCGCTACATATTCCTTTTGGCTCAATGCCATGCCCATCACTGTCTTTCAATATCTCCAAAAGCATCAAACAAGGAGTCAGgtatattatatttcaattctttctttctttgtatatgtatataatatataattaatcttgtcttaaataattaaacagtGGGATTATCTTACATCTTCTTTTcaaccaattcaagaaatctCCCGTGTTGTGATTGGCCGAGATTCTTCTAGCAGCATATCTGTGCTACGACTTAATGTAACaaaatcttcttcttctgttgCTGGCtgcttatattataaattatgaattaatatataaaaatgcaTGCATGATGTGTGCAGCCTGATATGCTGGTCCTGCAAGAGGAAAATTGGGATCCAATGGCAGCGTACATTGTATATGCCCCGGTTGACAGCACGACGGTGAACCTGACTTTGGTCGGAGGGGATTCCGACTACGCGACAATTCTTCCTACCGGTTTTGTGATAGGTCCCGACGGTCTGGGCAATGGAAGTGATGGGGCCGGCGGATCATTGGTAACTTTATCCTTGCAGATTTTGGTTGATTCTAATCCCAATGTTGTGGTTCAACCGCCATCTGTCGACCATCTTACTACTTTGCTCAATAACACCGTCAATAGTCTCAAGATTGCCTTAAATGAACCAGTAAGATGATCTTTTCTTTACCTAGCCAGCTTGCTTGCTTTTTCAAAAACTATTTCTCTGTTGCTTTCAGGAATATTATTGTCTTTTAGATcataactctttttttttttttttgatctagctctttattttttataattgaattcaGTTACTTTGTTTGGCAGCCTTCATTTCTATCTTATTTGGGAgttttcaatcttttttttctagtttctttagcatttaaatatcattttttattataacgtCTCTATCATTTGCTAAGGGTTTTCCAACaagtttataatttgattatgaaataatgctctataaattaagtttttaacCGCTATACTTTATCTTTCTCGGTTTCAATTTTAGAAAAACAAGTTTCAACTGTAAATAAAGTCAAAGTAGTATAAGTAGACATGACCGAGTCCATCGTCGTTTGGTTCCTTGTCTCACACGACAAGAATCAAGAGAAAGGTCTAACATAGGTTATGAAACATTTGTAACGAATTGCTTAGACACAATCCTTCTTTAATACATATCCAACATATTTAGgttcaataatatttataattttatataaattaaacatgtcgtatttcaaatataaaaatgtttcgTGATTATAAACAAACTACgctttgatttgattttttaaaatgatacatGCGCAAACCTATTTAAACCTATTTTATGTcccattataattattataatttttctatttatcaATCTATTTTCTTaccataaaaagaaaatattttcgTGGTTTTATTAGACTACTGTTAGATTTGATTCTTCAAAAAGAAGTGTAGCCAATCTATTTTAGATTTGGttctaattattattcttttattcagAAATTGTGAGAAAATATTGAACGTTGATctcttttaaaaaagaaaaagaaaaatgaggATATTATAAGACAAGTAGAGGCAACAACGAGATCCAATGTTGTTAAAAGAGAAtttgaagtatttaaaaaagaaaaaaaaaaaaaaagtgaaagatATTTGATTGGTTCTATCCTCATGTACTATGATTGTTCAAAGAGGTAGAaatctctacaaatatatatacaaatatatatatatatatatatatatatatatatatatataatatatttatataaaatatcaagGCTAGGTTGATAACCACATGTCTAAAAAGAATTATTCATTTATAGTTTTAATAGCATCAAATCACGACGAAAGATTAAAAACTTTGGGTTTTGGATAAAAATGTTTCCATAGTGGTTGAGACATTGAAACCACCAGTTGTTCACTTAGACCTAGTCTTGGTTATGAAAAATAAGAATGTAAGTGGACCGATTATGTCAAATACACCCTGGTcgttaaaaaaagataaaaagagaataaaaaatatgatgaaCGAAAATACTCATAGTGggtgagatattgaaatcactatTTTGTTCATCTAGCTTATTGATGAGTGTCTTTGGGGAAACAA is part of the Impatiens glandulifera chromosome 1, dImpGla2.1, whole genome shotgun sequence genome and encodes:
- the LOC124940645 gene encoding homeobox-leucine zipper protein ROC2-like gives rise to the protein MNIYMKMMLYGEQMNMNTLMNEEHHNVNLLMGEFEQAPPNMNMFMNEVDLNLNIQRNLNTMEQPSRFDEPNAFVFEEPNPHIIGENLNIEAAIGENNNMSGSENRVLEAVEAFGEDEEGEGVGEGEDDKAEAEAEEGESSNNRRRRTTYHRHSQAQIHEMEKFFKNCPCPDGKQRRMLSLQLGMDLVQVKCWFQNKRAQLKARQEREEICQLRDENQKLKADNLRYKNSIENFLCHKCGGSISKHGEISTEEEEQRLIAENERTREEVSRVSNIASG
- the LOC124940652 gene encoding ice-structuring protein 4-like is translated as MGKIRKYSSSFNLNPIPQSERFGIHRDPLEAAAAVAAAVAAEDADAVAAEDADAAAAAAEDAAAVAAAAEDTDADAAAVAVAAEDADADAAAAAAEDAAAVAAAAEDTDAVAADAAAVAAAAAEDAAAVAAAAAAAADADDLSRP